The Fibrobacter sp. sequence GAAAGACGGCCTGTATAACACCTATCACGAACAGAAACAGCGGTTCAAGGAGTTGCAGACCGTCAAGCGGAACATCGACCAGATTTTGCGCCGGGACGAGCCGCACCGCAGAAAGGAGCAGAGCCATGAGCGATAACCTGCCCCACATGGACTACCGCCAGCACCGGCGGGCGCGGCGGCTGGTACATGAGTGCTGTAACTACGATGAGGGGAACTGCCTGCTATTGGACGACGGGGAGCCTTGCGTGTGCGTCCAGAGCATTTCCTTTTCCCTCATGTGCCACTGGTTCCGTGTGGCTGTCCTGCCCCTTGACGGGGAGCTGGCCGCAGCCCTCTTGTGCCGGGGAAGCCGGAAACGGTGTGCCGTCTGCGGGGCGGCCTTTGTCCCCAAATCCAACCGGGGAAAATACTGCCCCGACTGCGCCGGGCGCATGAAGAAAATCAAAGCCGCCGAGAGAAAGCGGAAACAAAGGCAGAGATGTCACGCTTTAGAGCCTTTCAAACCCGCATAAATCAAGGCTTTTTTCGTGGGTGTCAAAGGGTACGCGATACATTTATCCTTTTCCCCCGGAAACGGCGTTTTAATGCGTGACAATACGCCAAAATCAACCCGAACACAGGGAGGTGATCCTATCGCTGATTATATCAGGGCAGACACGCGGCTGCCCGCCTATCTGCCGTATCCCCGTTTCCTGCTGAAAATGGAGATTTCACAGACCGCCAAGCTGCTGTATTCGCTGCTGTTAGACCGTTCCACCCTCTCCCAGAAAAACAAGTGGCTGGACGACGAGGGCAGGATTTATATTATCTATCCCATCGCGGAGATAGCAGAAATACTGGATAAAGGCAGCACCACCATCAAGGGGGCGCTTAATGAACTGGACACGGCGGGGCTGTTGGAACGGGAACGGGGCGGCTTCTCCGCACCGAACCGGCTTTATGTCAAAGTACCGCCAGTGCCACAGGTACAGTTTTCAGACCAACTGATGGCCGGAAGTCCGCCCCTCATAGAGCCGGAAAACCGTCCTACTGATGGTCAGAAAACCGACCTTATGATGGTCGGAAAACCGTCCCCTAACCAAACTACTATAAACAACCTTACAGAGAGCCAAACAAAGGGAGTGAGTGGGGGGCCGTCCGCGCCCTATGGCCGATATGGAAATATTTTTCTGTCACAGACCGAATACGACGAGTTGCAGGCAGAGTACCCTGACAGGCTGGAACGGTTCATCGAGGAAATGAGCCGCTACCTTGCCGCCAACGGGAAAAGCTACCAGAACTATGCCGCCGCCCTGCGGATATGGGCGGGGAACGACAAAAAGGAAGCCCCTAAAAAGGGCATACCAGACTACTCATGCAAGGAGGGCGAGAGTTTATGAAGAATGAAATCAACGCGGTTTTGGAGAATATGACGACCACCATCCCGGAGCCGGAGGACTACACCGGCGAGGACGGTTTACTGTACTGCGGCAAGTGCCGCAAGCCGAAAGAAGCCTATTTTGCGCCGGATAAGGCCGCTATCTTCGGGCGCGACCGCCACCCGGCAGAGTGCGACTGCCAGAGAACCGCCCGCGAGGAACGGGAAGCCGCCGAAAAGCGGCGCAGACACCTTGACACCGTGGAAGAACTGAAACGCCGGGGCTTTACCGACCCCACCATGCGGGACTGGACTTTCGAGAACGACAACGGCAGGAACCCGCAGACCGGGCTTGCCCGCCGGTATGTGGAGCATTGGGAAGATATGCGGACAGACAATATCGGCTGCCTGTTCTGGGGCGGCGTAGGCACCGGCAAAAGCTACCTTGCAGGCTGTATCGCAAACGCCCTCATGGAGAAAGAAATCCCCGTCCGCATGACGAACTTTGCTCTTATCCTCAATGACCTTGCCGCCAGCTTTGAGGGGCGCAACGAGTACATTTCCCGCCTTTGTCGTTATCCGCTGCTGATCCTTGACGACTTCGGCATGGAACGCGGGACGGAATACGGGCTGGAACAGGTGTTCAATGTGATTGACAGCCGTTACCGCAGCGGCAAGCCGCTGATCGTCACGACCAACCTTACGCTGGACGACCTGCACAACCCGGAGGACACCGCCCATTCCCGGATTTATGACCGCCTGCTTTCCATGTGCGTCCCGGTACGCTTTACCGGCGACAACTTCCGGCAGGAAACCGCCAAGCGGAAAATGGAGAGCATGAAGAAACTGATTACCGACTGAAAGGAGTATTGCCTATGGCAGATAACAAGCAGCACGACACCCGCACCACCCGCCGCCCTGACTGTGTGACGGAAATCCGCATGGGCAATTCCGTCCTTGTCGTGTCCGGCTATTTCAAGAAAGACACCACAACCACAGCCGCCGACAAAATGGCGCGGGTACTGGAAGCGGAAGCCGCTGCTACACAGGAGCCGACTTATCCGGCGTGAACCGGGGCATGGAAAAGCGGCCATGCCAGGGAGCATGACCGCTGGAACGAAAATCGGAAGTGCTTTAGCAATTCTTAATCTCATTCTCTATAAAATAATTTGCAATTTCAAAGGCTTTTATTCTTCTCTTTGCCAATGTGATTTGTGATTTATAACGCTCGGAATTATCCTTTGATTCAAATGTTTTTACTGTTTCTCTTAGCTTGTGCAGAGTTGAATCAATTTGCCTTTTGGCCGCGGTTAATTCATCTATTGTATACTTCATGTTTTCTCCTTTAACTTCTGATTTTTTTGTTAAATCAGAGTATACCACGGAGTTATGAACTTTTCTACTGCAAATATGGGACGACAACCC is a genomic window containing:
- a CDS encoding cysteine-rich VLP domain-containing protein, yielding MSDNLPHMDYRQHRRARRLVHECCNYDEGNCLLLDDGEPCVCVQSISFSLMCHWFRVAVLPLDGELAAALLCRGSRKRCAVCGAAFVPKSNRGKYCPDCAGRMKKIKAAERKRKQRQRCHALEPFKPA
- a CDS encoding replication initiator protein A produces the protein MRDNTPKSTRTQGGDPIADYIRADTRLPAYLPYPRFLLKMEISQTAKLLYSLLLDRSTLSQKNKWLDDEGRIYIIYPIAEIAEILDKGSTTIKGALNELDTAGLLERERGGFSAPNRLYVKVPPVPQVQFSDQLMAGSPPLIEPENRPTDGQKTDLMMVGKPSPNQTTINNLTESQTKGVSGGPSAPYGRYGNIFLSQTEYDELQAEYPDRLERFIEEMSRYLAANGKSYQNYAAALRIWAGNDKKEAPKKGIPDYSCKEGESL
- a CDS encoding transposon-encoded TnpW family protein encodes the protein MADNKQHDTRTTRRPDCVTEIRMGNSVLVVSGYFKKDTTTTAADKMARVLEAEAAATQEPTYPA
- a CDS encoding ATP-binding protein — encoded protein: MKNEINAVLENMTTTIPEPEDYTGEDGLLYCGKCRKPKEAYFAPDKAAIFGRDRHPAECDCQRTAREEREAAEKRRRHLDTVEELKRRGFTDPTMRDWTFENDNGRNPQTGLARRYVEHWEDMRTDNIGCLFWGGVGTGKSYLAGCIANALMEKEIPVRMTNFALILNDLAASFEGRNEYISRLCRYPLLILDDFGMERGTEYGLEQVFNVIDSRYRSGKPLIVTTNLTLDDLHNPEDTAHSRIYDRLLSMCVPVRFTGDNFRQETAKRKMESMKKLITD